From the genome of Lawsonella clevelandensis, one region includes:
- a CDS encoding Dyp-type peroxidase yields the protein MNAQSGLFAFGATEHLYLTFDLTAGADVQEALQTLAQAGNPATTDMVNVVVGVRPSLWAEVADAADVPADVHDYTEAKGEGITAMPAEQHDFWIWISSAGMDACWDWAKQVISAFGSNAELSSEYRGWGYHGNQDLTGFVDGTENPGRLEAPQHVAVPEGKPGAGASILLFQPYEHTKFNWYETSIEEQEKAIGRTKLDNIEFDDDVKPLSAHVARTNIDTDEMSVKVWRRNVAYGDMHRHGTLFVGFTNEQWKLEDMVDRMAGADGVHDSIMNFMKVTGSAWFVIPSVEAMLKFLPEDDED from the coding sequence ATGAATGCACAGTCTGGATTGTTTGCCTTTGGGGCAACAGAACATCTCTATCTCACTTTCGACCTGACTGCCGGGGCCGATGTCCAGGAGGCGTTGCAGACTCTCGCCCAGGCAGGTAACCCTGCTACTACCGACATGGTGAATGTGGTGGTGGGTGTACGCCCGAGCCTGTGGGCGGAGGTTGCGGACGCTGCGGACGTGCCGGCTGATGTCCACGACTACACAGAGGCTAAGGGCGAAGGCATTACCGCTATGCCCGCCGAGCAGCATGACTTTTGGATCTGGATCAGCTCCGCCGGCATGGATGCCTGCTGGGACTGGGCTAAGCAGGTCATCAGTGCCTTCGGCTCGAATGCGGAGCTGAGCTCCGAGTATCGCGGCTGGGGCTATCATGGCAACCAGGATCTGACGGGGTTCGTGGATGGCACCGAGAACCCGGGCCGTCTGGAAGCACCTCAGCATGTGGCCGTCCCGGAGGGGAAACCGGGCGCTGGCGCCTCCATTCTCCTTTTCCAGCCCTACGAGCACACCAAGTTCAACTGGTACGAGACCAGCATCGAGGAGCAGGAAAAGGCCATTGGCCGCACCAAACTCGACAATATTGAGTTTGATGATGATGTGAAGCCGCTGTCTGCCCACGTTGCTCGTACCAATATCGATACCGATGAGATGTCTGTGAAGGTGTGGCGCCGCAATGTGGCCTACGGCGATATGCACCGCCACGGCACATTGTTTGTGGGCTTCACCAACGAGCAGTGGAAGCTGGAGGACATGGTGGACCGGATGGCTGGCGCCGACGGTGTGCACGACTCCATCATGAACTTCATGAAGGTCACCGGTTCCGCCTGGTTTGTTATCCCCAGTGTGGAGGCCATGCTGAAGTTCCTCCCCGAAGACGACGAGGACTAG
- the topA gene encoding type I DNA topoisomerase → MAAQAAGEHHLVIVESATKAKKIQNYLGKGYVVTASIGHIRDLPSGAADVPAKFKKEKWARTGVNVDDDFTPLYVVNPDRKAKVRELKDLLKDADELILATDPDREGEAIAWHLLEVLKPKVPVKRMVFHEITPEAINEAINNTRDLDFDLVEAQEARRIVDRLYGYEVSPVLWRKVMPRLSAGRVQSVATRMVVERERERMAFVSAGYWDITAQLSAADRARENTAPTLFPAKLVEVNGQRIAQGRDFTDKGDLKSGKSTQNVMVLDEAGACSLAEALQGGTADGDGSTAGQRLAVTSVEEKPYTRRPYPPFMTSTLQQDAANKLHFSSDRTMRIAQRLYENGYITYMRTDSTTLSAAGLNAARQQVQEVFGEKYLYPSPRQYNRKVKNAQEAHEAIRPSGDHFASPDSLRGVLDAEEFKLYRLIWQRTLASQMADVKGSTMTVRLEGDAPTHPATPVALTASGRTITFPGFLKVYGAGYGDEQDGESSAGKDTHVPQLAEGDTATVNSATPEGHTTNPPARYTEASLVKAMEELGIGRPSTYASIIRTINDRGYVVKRGSALVPSWVAFAVVGLMERGFDRLVDYNYTSDMEDELDAIAEGRENRSRWLSAFYFGDGEASLQKSVPGKGGLKGLIEQNLESLDAREINSLHLFDDAHGVPVYVRVGRYGPYLERTINSDTAAPTVERANIPDAVTPDELTREKAEELFAVPTDGRDLGRHPETGHEIVAKDGRYGPYVQEVLPEEDPGKPKTASLFKSMDLKTVTLEQAVQLLSLPRLLGTDADGEEIVALNGRYGPYVKKGKESRSLEKEEDLFTVTLEEAQKLLAAPKLRRGQKAAAGPLRTLGEDPATGKPLEVKTGRFGPYVTDGEVNASLRKADSVETMTAERASELLSDRRARLAAGGGKKPARKAAAKKTTAKKTTAAKKTTAKVAASKKAATAQE, encoded by the coding sequence GTGGCAGCACAAGCAGCAGGCGAGCACCATCTGGTGATTGTCGAATCGGCAACGAAGGCCAAGAAGATCCAGAATTATCTGGGCAAAGGCTATGTTGTGACCGCATCCATTGGGCATATCCGAGACCTCCCCTCCGGCGCCGCCGATGTTCCCGCCAAGTTCAAGAAAGAGAAGTGGGCCCGTACCGGCGTCAATGTCGACGACGACTTCACCCCCCTCTACGTCGTCAACCCCGACCGCAAGGCCAAAGTTCGGGAACTGAAGGATCTGCTGAAAGACGCCGACGAACTCATCCTCGCCACCGACCCCGACCGGGAAGGCGAGGCTATTGCGTGGCACCTCCTGGAAGTCCTCAAGCCCAAGGTACCGGTTAAACGTATGGTGTTCCATGAGATCACCCCGGAGGCTATTAACGAGGCCATCAACAACACCCGCGACCTCGACTTTGACCTCGTGGAAGCGCAAGAAGCGCGCCGTATTGTGGACCGCCTCTACGGCTACGAAGTGTCCCCCGTACTGTGGCGCAAAGTAATGCCGCGCCTATCCGCCGGACGTGTCCAGTCGGTCGCCACTCGTATGGTGGTGGAGCGGGAACGCGAGCGCATGGCCTTTGTCTCTGCCGGATACTGGGACATTACCGCCCAGCTGTCTGCTGCTGACCGCGCCCGCGAGAATACTGCCCCCACACTCTTCCCCGCCAAGCTGGTGGAAGTGAACGGGCAGCGTATCGCGCAGGGCCGCGACTTCACCGACAAAGGCGACCTGAAGTCCGGCAAGTCCACCCAGAATGTCATGGTGTTGGATGAAGCCGGGGCATGCAGTCTGGCAGAAGCCCTGCAAGGGGGTACTGCGGACGGTGACGGGTCCACGGCTGGCCAGCGTCTGGCCGTCACTAGTGTGGAGGAGAAGCCCTACACTCGCCGCCCCTACCCGCCGTTTATGACGTCGACGCTGCAGCAGGATGCCGCCAATAAGCTGCATTTCTCCTCCGACCGCACGATGCGTATCGCGCAGCGCCTCTACGAAAACGGCTACATCACCTACATGCGTACCGACTCCACCACGTTGTCTGCGGCCGGCTTGAACGCGGCCCGTCAGCAGGTGCAGGAGGTCTTTGGGGAGAAGTATCTCTACCCCAGCCCCCGCCAGTACAACCGTAAGGTGAAGAATGCGCAGGAAGCCCACGAGGCTATCCGCCCCTCCGGCGACCACTTCGCCTCGCCGGACTCCCTGCGTGGTGTCCTGGATGCTGAAGAATTTAAGCTCTACCGGCTTATTTGGCAGCGTACCTTGGCATCCCAGATGGCCGATGTGAAGGGCTCCACCATGACGGTGCGTTTGGAAGGGGATGCTCCCACCCACCCGGCCACTCCGGTTGCCTTGACCGCCTCAGGACGCACCATCACGTTCCCTGGTTTCCTCAAGGTGTACGGCGCTGGCTACGGGGATGAGCAGGACGGCGAGTCCTCCGCTGGGAAGGACACCCACGTGCCGCAGCTTGCCGAAGGCGACACTGCAACGGTGAACTCGGCCACGCCGGAAGGCCACACTACCAACCCGCCCGCCCGCTACACCGAAGCAAGTTTGGTGAAGGCGATGGAAGAGTTGGGTATTGGCCGCCCCTCCACCTACGCCAGCATTATCCGCACCATTAATGATCGCGGCTATGTGGTGAAGCGTGGCTCCGCCCTCGTCCCCAGCTGGGTAGCATTCGCAGTGGTGGGGCTGATGGAGCGCGGCTTTGACCGTCTGGTGGACTACAACTACACCTCCGACATGGAAGACGAACTGGATGCTATTGCGGAGGGACGGGAGAACCGCAGCCGCTGGCTGAGCGCCTTCTACTTCGGTGATGGGGAAGCCTCCCTGCAGAAGTCGGTGCCCGGCAAGGGCGGCTTGAAGGGGCTCATTGAGCAGAATCTGGAATCCCTGGATGCGCGAGAAATCAACTCGCTGCACCTTTTTGACGATGCTCATGGGGTCCCGGTGTATGTGCGGGTGGGTCGCTACGGGCCTTACTTGGAACGCACCATCAACTCCGATACCGCCGCCCCAACAGTGGAGCGAGCCAATATTCCCGATGCCGTCACCCCAGACGAACTGACTCGCGAGAAGGCGGAGGAACTGTTTGCAGTGCCCACCGATGGCCGCGATCTGGGCCGCCACCCGGAGACGGGCCACGAGATTGTCGCCAAGGATGGCCGCTATGGTCCCTATGTTCAGGAGGTGCTGCCGGAGGAGGATCCGGGTAAGCCGAAGACGGCGTCGCTCTTTAAGTCCATGGACCTGAAGACCGTCACCTTGGAACAGGCGGTGCAGCTCTTGAGTCTGCCGCGTCTGTTGGGGACAGACGCGGATGGCGAGGAGATCGTTGCCCTCAATGGTCGTTATGGCCCATATGTGAAGAAGGGGAAGGAATCTCGCAGTCTGGAGAAAGAAGAAGACCTGTTCACGGTTACCCTTGAAGAAGCCCAGAAGCTGTTGGCGGCACCGAAGTTGCGGCGCGGACAGAAAGCTGCGGCGGGACCGCTGCGGACGCTGGGTGAGGACCCGGCTACCGGTAAACCTCTCGAGGTAAAGACCGGCCGCTTTGGACCTTATGTGACCGATGGTGAAGTGAATGCCTCACTTCGGAAGGCCGACAGTGTCGAGACGATGACGGCGGAGCGCGCCAGTGAGCTGCTGTCAGATCGACGTGCCCGGTTGGCGGCCGGCGGAGGTAAGAAGCCGGCCCGGAAGGCTGCTGCGAAGAAGACCACCGCCAAAAAGACCACTGCGGCGAAGAAAACCACTGCGAAAGTAGCGGCTTCCAAGAAGGCGGCTACTGCCCAGGAGTAG
- a CDS encoding alpha/beta hydrolase family protein, producing MKKSIRNRIFSSTTALVTTAALLASGLGTAGADPIEPGQPVPLWSGMDVSHYRGHIPQKNGTLLREVPLDKGAWLPAASKASRILYTSQNSRGKMAVSTGAIFLPKKPAPAGGYPIVAWAHGTVGLGDTCTPSAGDRYLRDVKYLDHWLNQGYAVVATDYVGLGTPGLMAYLDGKTSAHNVVDSVIAAQRSTLAKFSPKWVVVGQSQGGGVAMNTARYATEFGKGSGVDYRGGVSTGTPAHIEDILQFAGPHFPPFDVGAGMTTYILYVLAGFRDARPDMKVNQVLNKEGLKWVKQSETLCYGSLHKALEDQNVSLHTLFAKPLLSLPGIHKALQEYMGTPASGYDRPIFVGQGLKDVDVPAPFAISLVTEMYLRGEPVEFYLYPNYDHSQTVNGSLKDSTPFVARVMQG from the coding sequence ATGAAGAAATCCATTCGCAACCGTATATTTTCCAGCACTACCGCACTGGTAACGACCGCCGCCCTCCTCGCTAGCGGTCTGGGTACCGCTGGAGCTGACCCCATTGAACCAGGCCAACCCGTCCCCCTCTGGTCTGGCATGGACGTCTCCCACTACCGCGGACATATCCCCCAGAAGAACGGCACCCTCCTCCGCGAGGTTCCCCTCGACAAGGGAGCCTGGCTCCCCGCTGCCTCCAAAGCCAGCCGTATCCTTTACACTTCGCAGAATTCCCGTGGCAAGATGGCTGTCTCCACCGGCGCCATCTTCCTCCCCAAGAAGCCTGCTCCCGCCGGCGGCTACCCTATTGTGGCCTGGGCACACGGCACGGTGGGCCTCGGTGACACCTGTACCCCCTCCGCCGGTGACCGCTACCTCCGCGACGTCAAGTACCTGGACCACTGGCTGAACCAGGGCTACGCCGTCGTCGCCACCGACTACGTGGGCCTCGGCACTCCTGGTCTGATGGCCTACCTGGACGGCAAGACCTCCGCCCATAACGTGGTGGATTCCGTCATCGCCGCCCAGCGCTCCACCCTCGCCAAGTTCTCCCCCAAGTGGGTTGTGGTGGGCCAATCCCAGGGTGGCGGCGTGGCCATGAACACCGCCCGTTACGCCACCGAATTCGGTAAAGGCTCCGGCGTGGATTACCGCGGTGGCGTCTCCACCGGCACCCCTGCCCACATTGAAGATATTCTGCAGTTTGCTGGCCCGCACTTCCCTCCCTTTGACGTGGGCGCGGGCATGACCACCTACATCCTCTATGTGCTGGCTGGGTTCCGTGACGCCCGCCCCGACATGAAGGTGAACCAGGTGCTCAACAAGGAAGGTCTGAAGTGGGTCAAGCAGTCCGAGACCCTCTGCTACGGCTCCCTCCACAAGGCACTCGAGGACCAGAACGTGTCTCTACACACCCTCTTCGCCAAGCCGCTGCTCTCCCTCCCCGGCATCCATAAGGCTCTACAGGAGTATATGGGTACCCCGGCCTCCGGCTACGATCGCCCAATCTTCGTCGGCCAGGGTCTGAAGGACGTCGACGTCCCCGCACCATTCGCCATCAGCCTGGTGACAGAAATGTACCTGCGTGGGGAACCGGTGGAATTTTACCTCTACCCCAACTATGACCACAGCCAGACGGTCAACGGATCCCTCAAGGACTCCACCCCGTTCGTGGCGCGCGTCATGCAGGGCTAA
- a CDS encoding DNA polymerase III subunit delta': MSVFDRLAGQEDVVAQLQAAAAAARQMVADTAENTSSPAENGYSGDGDGLARAKMTHAWLFTGPPGSGRSISARCFAAALQCESAQGPGCGECEVCRAVMEDRHPDVTVVRPEGLTISVKEIRGIVARASTFPATGRWQVVIIEDADRLTEQAGNALLKAVEEPPSHTVFILCAPSDDPQDIMLTLRSRTRHIYVRMPTTEAVAQLLERDGASQEQARWSAAVSGAHIGRARALLNSEDARNRRRRVLELGQATAQPGHGYDLAVQMVQDARAAAAAANKVLSEGETEELRTALGAGGTGKGAAGALRGSAGALKELADAQKRRETRMVRDSVDLSLTDLATFYRDALVQATGARVQPVHVDARRVTATMGQTFSSEALLRCIDAVMAARVEIGQNVKPEVAVGGMVARISMALAASPR, translated from the coding sequence GTGAGTGTTTTCGATCGCCTCGCCGGCCAAGAAGATGTGGTGGCGCAGTTGCAGGCCGCTGCCGCAGCAGCCCGTCAGATGGTGGCCGATACTGCCGAAAACACGTCTTCACCTGCAGAGAATGGATATTCTGGGGATGGTGACGGGCTTGCGCGGGCGAAGATGACGCACGCTTGGCTTTTTACTGGCCCGCCGGGGTCAGGGCGCTCTATTTCCGCCCGTTGTTTCGCTGCTGCGTTGCAGTGTGAGTCTGCGCAGGGGCCAGGGTGCGGGGAGTGCGAGGTGTGTCGGGCGGTCATGGAGGACCGTCATCCTGATGTCACGGTGGTGCGGCCGGAGGGGTTGACGATTTCCGTCAAGGAGATTCGTGGCATTGTGGCCCGCGCCAGTACTTTCCCGGCGACAGGCCGATGGCAGGTTGTCATTATTGAGGATGCAGACCGGTTGACGGAGCAGGCCGGTAATGCGCTGCTGAAAGCGGTGGAGGAGCCTCCGTCGCATACGGTGTTTATTCTCTGCGCACCGTCGGATGATCCGCAGGACATTATGCTGACGCTGCGTTCCCGGACGCGCCACATTTATGTGCGTATGCCCACCACTGAGGCGGTGGCGCAGCTGTTGGAGCGGGATGGGGCGAGCCAGGAGCAGGCGCGCTGGTCGGCGGCGGTGTCGGGCGCTCATATTGGGCGGGCGCGGGCGCTGTTGAACTCGGAGGATGCACGCAATAGGCGGCGTCGGGTGTTGGAGTTGGGGCAGGCCACCGCCCAGCCAGGGCACGGTTACGACCTGGCTGTGCAGATGGTGCAGGATGCGCGGGCGGCCGCTGCCGCCGCCAATAAAGTGTTGTCGGAGGGGGAGACAGAGGAGCTGCGAACGGCCTTGGGGGCGGGCGGTACTGGGAAGGGTGCGGCGGGGGCGCTGCGCGGTTCAGCGGGGGCATTGAAGGAGCTTGCGGATGCGCAGAAGCGGCGCGAGACCCGCATGGTGCGGGATTCGGTTGATTTGTCGTTGACGGATTTGGCTACTTTCTACCGGGATGCGTTGGTGCAGGCGACGGGTGCGCGGGTGCAGCCGGTGCATGTGGATGCACGACGGGTGACGGCGACGATGGGGCAGACGTTTTCCTCGGAGGCGTTGCTGCGGTGTATTGATGCGGTGATGGCTGCGCGGGTGGAGATTGGCCAGAATGTGAAGCCGGAAGTAGCGGTGGGCGGTATGGTAGCCCGCATTAGTATGGCGTTGGCAGCTAGCCCCCGCTAG
- a CDS encoding serpin family protein, protein MNRNTRPACNGPLRTALAPKAYQLGLRTLQSIAHEPGSISDRVAESRNFLTSPTCLQLALATAAAGAAGQTLQDLLSVLGMAEKAQLREIADTLAEGSRLVSTACRAVARQGLTCERGFAATMANLGGTMHRLDFTNTAKAQENLDSWVYRNTKGLIPRSGITVTPAIDMVLQSALALIVPWAEPFRVDDTEDDEFFLMSGERQPCRMMYTTRNLPYGDYEGWRATTLPYDGGLTCDIIVPPDGTSPLKATPGLLLGLLQEMLESSRLPLEVKLPKVNTSSSESLRNALTRMGLGSLFDNADFSAMSPEVSGISDCVQQVLLDVDERETTAAATVEMVMLTCAHSGARTPRPPLVCDHPFLLVIRDEKTDVPVYMGAIHHPSQP, encoded by the coding sequence GTGAATCGAAACACCCGCCCCGCCTGCAACGGTCCACTGCGCACCGCCCTCGCCCCCAAGGCCTACCAATTGGGGCTCCGCACCCTGCAGTCCATCGCCCACGAGCCCGGTTCCATCTCCGATCGGGTGGCGGAGAGTCGTAATTTTCTCACCTCCCCCACCTGCCTACAGCTGGCACTCGCCACCGCCGCCGCCGGGGCCGCTGGGCAGACGCTACAGGACCTCCTATCGGTCCTCGGGATGGCGGAAAAGGCACAGCTGCGGGAGATAGCTGACACCCTCGCGGAAGGCTCCCGCCTGGTCTCCACTGCCTGCCGCGCCGTCGCCCGACAAGGCTTGACATGTGAGCGTGGGTTCGCCGCCACCATGGCTAACCTGGGCGGCACCATGCATCGGCTGGACTTCACCAACACTGCGAAAGCCCAGGAGAACTTGGATAGCTGGGTCTATCGCAACACCAAGGGGCTCATCCCCCGCTCCGGCATTACCGTCACCCCCGCTATTGATATGGTGCTGCAGTCGGCGCTCGCACTCATTGTTCCCTGGGCGGAACCGTTCCGTGTCGACGATACGGAAGATGACGAGTTCTTCCTTATGAGTGGGGAACGCCAGCCCTGCCGCATGATGTACACCACCCGGAACCTCCCCTACGGCGACTACGAAGGATGGCGTGCCACCACCCTCCCCTACGACGGGGGCCTCACCTGTGACATCATCGTCCCTCCAGACGGCACCAGCCCCCTCAAGGCCACGCCCGGACTCCTCCTAGGGTTACTCCAGGAGATGCTGGAGTCCTCCCGGCTGCCGCTCGAAGTGAAACTGCCCAAGGTGAACACCAGTTCCTCCGAGAGCCTCCGCAACGCCCTCACCCGCATGGGGTTAGGAAGCCTCTTTGACAATGCCGACTTCAGCGCCATGTCCCCGGAGGTCAGCGGGATCAGCGACTGCGTCCAGCAGGTGCTGCTCGATGTTGACGAGCGGGAAACTACAGCTGCTGCCACCGTCGAGATGGTAATGCTGACCTGTGCTCATAGCGGTGCACGCACACCGCGCCCGCCGCTGGTCTGCGACCACCCGTTCCTCTTGGTGATCCGCGACGAAAAAACGGATGTGCCGGTCTATATGGGAGCTATCCACCACCCATCACAGCCCTAA